From Paenibacillus sp. PL2-23:
CGAGGAAGGGTATATAGAGAAGCTTCTTGAGGATTTTTCGATCAAGGTGACAGAGATGTTCCGTGATCCAACATTCTTCCTGGCGTTCCGGGAGAACGTCGTGCCAGAGCTGCGCAAGCTGAAGGAGTTACGCATCTGGCACGCGGGCTGCGCTACAGGGGAAGAGGTCTACTCTATGGCCATTCTGCTCCAGGAGGAAGGCTTGCTGGAGCGCGCCACACTCTACGCGACCGACATGAGTCCAGAGGCGATCGCTCAGGCTAAGGAGGGCAAATTCCCGCTCAAGCGAATGCAGTCGTACACAAGAAACTATCTGCAAGCTGGGGGAACACAGGAATTTTCCGCTTATTATACAACGGATCATTCCCACGCCTACTTCCATGCCGATATGAAGCGGCATATGATGTTTGCGCAGCATAATTTGGCTACGGATGGCTCCTTCAATGAATTTCATGTCATCCTATGCCGGAACGTGCTTATTTATTTCGATACCAATCTTCAGGCCAGAGTGCACAGTGTCTTATGCGACAGCTTATCGAGTGACGGCTTTCTTGCACTGGGAAGCAAGGAGTCGCTCCTCTCCCCGCTCAAAGCTAATTTCCGGGAATATATGCCGGAGGAGCGGATCTTCCGCAAAGCGAAGCCTGTGGAAAGACCATAACCACATAATCAATAGAAGAAGGAGGCCCTTCGCTCAATGAGCGGATAGGCCTCCTTCTTCACGCATGACGATATTTGGTCAATACCACTTCCGTTTTCCCTTGGTCCGATGACATGCGAACAACATCCATCAGCGCCTCCATCAGATAGATGCCAAGTCCGCCAACGCGCAGATCGCTAGTGCTGCCGCCCTGTATAGGCGACGCTTCCT
This genomic window contains:
- a CDS encoding protein-glutamate O-methyltransferase CheR; this encodes MSHSDWNEDQALPAFSNISENGEWLDEPEQTNAIEELEIDLLLEAIYRVRGYDFRKYLRSSLRRRIRNRMGQDKLRTISALQEKLLHEEGYIEKLLEDFSIKVTEMFRDPTFFLAFRENVVPELRKLKELRIWHAGCATGEEVYSMAILLQEEGLLERATLYATDMSPEAIAQAKEGKFPLKRMQSYTRNYLQAGGTQEFSAYYTTDHSHAYFHADMKRHMMFAQHNLATDGSFNEFHVILCRNVLIYFDTNLQARVHSVLCDSLSSDGFLALGSKESLLSPLKANFREYMPEERIFRKAKPVERP